The following proteins are encoded in a genomic region of Sebastes fasciatus isolate fSebFas1 chromosome 14, fSebFas1.pri, whole genome shotgun sequence:
- the pou1f1 gene encoding pituitary-specific positive transcription factor 1 isoform X2 — protein MACQAFSADSFAPLSDSALPILMHHASTVDCLPASSHAHSMVSAVSSGLSLGQPSKRSHMHLSTSSLGNTLGNSGLHYPVAPCHYGNQQATYGMMAAQEMLSASISQTRILQTCGVPHPNMVGSANPLQGSLTPCLYKFPDHGLSSSSCALSHGFSSLPPALLSTDEAPGVLSIIEMKTDSQRKSMRDPEDVPAMDSPQIRELEMFANDFKIRRIKLGYTQTNVGEALAAVHGSEFSQTTICRFENLQLSFKNACKLKAILAKWLDEAELAGALYNDKIGMNERKRKRRTTISLGAKEALERSFVEKSKPSSQEIARIAKGLHLEKEVVRVWFCNRRQREKRVKTSLNLSNCLSKLSPHCIAQMSKTQRPMT, from the exons ATGGCATGCCAGGCATTCAGCGCCGACTCTTTCGCCCCACTTTCAGATTCAGCCTTGCCAATCCTCATGCACCACGCCTCTACCGTCGACTGCCTGCCAGCCAGCTCCCATGCTCACAGCATGGTTTCTGCAG TATCATCTGGGCTGTCCCTGGGTCAGCCCTCCAAGCGCTCCCACATGCACCTGTCCACCTCCTCCCTCGGCAACACTCTCGGCAACTCAGGCCTACATTACCCAGTCGCCCCTTGTCACTACGGCAACCAGCAGGCCACCTATGGCATGATGGCAG cTCAGGAGATGCTCTCTGCCAGTATTTCTCAGACTCGTATCCTGCAGACATGTGGTGTCCCTCACCCCAACATGGTAGGCAGTGCAAACCCATTGCAAG GGTCTCTTACTCCTTGCTTGTACAAGTTTCCGGATCATGGTTTGAGTAGTAGTTCCTGTGCATTAAGCCATGGTTTCTCCTCACTGCCCCCGGCCCTCCTCTCCACTGATGAGGCCCCTGGAGTCCTGAGTATTATAGAGATGAAAACTGATAGCCAAAGGAAGAGCATGCGGGACCCAGAAGATGTCCCTGCCATGGACTCCCCGCAGATACGAGAGCTGGAGATGTTTGCCAATGACTTCAAAATACGGAGGATCAAACTCG GCTACACACAGACTAATGTAGGCGAGGCGCTTGCTGCAGTGCACGGCTCAGAGTTCAGCCAGACCACAATCTGCCGCTTTGAAAATTTGCAGCTGAGCTTCAAGAACGCCTGCAAACTCAAGGCCATTCTGGCTAAATGGCTTGACGAAGCTGAGCTGGCGGGTG cCTTGTACAATGATAAAATAGGAATGAATGAGCggaaaaggaaaaggagaacAACTATCAG CCTGGGAGCTAAGGAGGCTCTGGAGCGCAGCTTTGTGGAAAAAAGCAAGCCATCCTCCCAGGAAATAGCCCGAATAGCCAAAGGCCTCCATCTGGAGAAGGAGGTGGTCAGAGTCTGGTTCTGCAATAGACGCCAAAGAGAGAAACGTGTCAAAACCAGCCTCAACCTCAGCAACTGTTTAAGCAAACTCAGTCCACACTGCATCGCACAGATGAGTAAAACACAAAGACCAATGACATAG
- the pou1f1 gene encoding pituitary-specific positive transcription factor 1 isoform X1, whose amino-acid sequence MACQAFSADSFAPLSDSALPILMHHASTVDCLPASSHAHSMVSAGNLGSNGLLSLSSGLSLGQPSKRSHMHLSTSSLGNTLGNSGLHYPVAPCHYGNQQATYGMMAAQEMLSASISQTRILQTCGVPHPNMVGSANPLQGSLTPCLYKFPDHGLSSSSCALSHGFSSLPPALLSTDEAPGVLSIIEMKTDSQRKSMRDPEDVPAMDSPQIRELEMFANDFKIRRIKLGYTQTNVGEALAAVHGSEFSQTTICRFENLQLSFKNACKLKAILAKWLDEAELAGALYNDKIGMNERKRKRRTTISLGAKEALERSFVEKSKPSSQEIARIAKGLHLEKEVVRVWFCNRRQREKRVKTSLNLSNCLSKLSPHCIAQMSKTQRPMT is encoded by the exons ATGGCATGCCAGGCATTCAGCGCCGACTCTTTCGCCCCACTTTCAGATTCAGCCTTGCCAATCCTCATGCACCACGCCTCTACCGTCGACTGCCTGCCAGCCAGCTCCCATGCTCACAGCATGGTTTCTGCAGGTAACCTGGGCTCAAATGGTCTTCTGTCCT TATCATCTGGGCTGTCCCTGGGTCAGCCCTCCAAGCGCTCCCACATGCACCTGTCCACCTCCTCCCTCGGCAACACTCTCGGCAACTCAGGCCTACATTACCCAGTCGCCCCTTGTCACTACGGCAACCAGCAGGCCACCTATGGCATGATGGCAG cTCAGGAGATGCTCTCTGCCAGTATTTCTCAGACTCGTATCCTGCAGACATGTGGTGTCCCTCACCCCAACATGGTAGGCAGTGCAAACCCATTGCAAG GGTCTCTTACTCCTTGCTTGTACAAGTTTCCGGATCATGGTTTGAGTAGTAGTTCCTGTGCATTAAGCCATGGTTTCTCCTCACTGCCCCCGGCCCTCCTCTCCACTGATGAGGCCCCTGGAGTCCTGAGTATTATAGAGATGAAAACTGATAGCCAAAGGAAGAGCATGCGGGACCCAGAAGATGTCCCTGCCATGGACTCCCCGCAGATACGAGAGCTGGAGATGTTTGCCAATGACTTCAAAATACGGAGGATCAAACTCG GCTACACACAGACTAATGTAGGCGAGGCGCTTGCTGCAGTGCACGGCTCAGAGTTCAGCCAGACCACAATCTGCCGCTTTGAAAATTTGCAGCTGAGCTTCAAGAACGCCTGCAAACTCAAGGCCATTCTGGCTAAATGGCTTGACGAAGCTGAGCTGGCGGGTG cCTTGTACAATGATAAAATAGGAATGAATGAGCggaaaaggaaaaggagaacAACTATCAG CCTGGGAGCTAAGGAGGCTCTGGAGCGCAGCTTTGTGGAAAAAAGCAAGCCATCCTCCCAGGAAATAGCCCGAATAGCCAAAGGCCTCCATCTGGAGAAGGAGGTGGTCAGAGTCTGGTTCTGCAATAGACGCCAAAGAGAGAAACGTGTCAAAACCAGCCTCAACCTCAGCAACTGTTTAAGCAAACTCAGTCCACACTGCATCGCACAGATGAGTAAAACACAAAGACCAATGACATAG